A part of Pseudochaenichthys georgianus chromosome 23, fPseGeo1.2, whole genome shotgun sequence genomic DNA contains:
- the acss3 gene encoding acyl-CoA synthetase short-chain family member 3, mitochondrial isoform X2 — MMVTASFGMEPGRRVEYIPLVEKALELSSHKPSKVLIYNRPNMEKVSMTPELSLDWEEEMATARPHDCVPVPSNHPLYVLYTSGTTGTPKGVVRDTAGYAVMLKWTMSNIYGLSSGDVWWAASDLGWVVGHSYICYGPLLHGNSTILYEGKPVGTPDPGAFFRVLSEHGASSMFTAPTAIRAIRQQDPDAAIGKKYPLSRLRSLFLAGERCDVETLEWAKRSFGVPVLDHWWQTETGSAITSSCIGLGNSLTPPAGQAGKPVPGYNVTVIDDDMQEVKPRTLGNIVVGLPLPPGAALSLWQNHDLFKELYFTKFPGYYDTMDAGYVDEEGFLYIMSRSDDVINVAGHRLSAGALEESVLQHPAVGDCAVVGLEDPLKGVVPLALCVLKNGVQKSKEEIVAEMVKLVRDTIGPVAAFKKVLFVRGLPKTRSGKIPRSSLANLVNGKPYKITPTIEDPEVFKDIESQLEKLLKPRGA; from the exons ATGATGGTCACAGCCTCATTTGGCATGGAGCCAGGCAGAAGAGTAGAGTACATCCCTCTGGTGGAGAAGGCCCTGGAGCTTAGCTCTCACAAACCCTCTAAAGTCCTCATCTACAACAGGCCGAACATG GAAAAAGTGTCAATGACTCCAGAGTTGAGTCTGGACTGGGAGGAGGAGATGGCTACAGCTCGACCTCATGACTGTGTTCCTGTTCCCTCAAACCACCCTCTCTATGTCCTCTATACATCCGGGACCACTGGAACGCCAAAG GGTGTTGTGCGAGACACTGCAGGCTATGCTGTGATGCTGAAATGGACCATGTCAAATATTTATGGACTCAGTTCTGGAGAC GTTTGGTGGGCAGCGTCAGACCTGGGCTGGGTGGTCGGACATTCCTACATCTGCTATGGCCCTCTGCTCCATGGTAACAGCACAATTCTCTATGAG GGTAAGCCTGTGGGGACTCCAGACCCTGGGGCCTTCTTCCGGGTTTTATCTGAACACGGAGCCTCGTCCATGTTCACAGCCCCCACTGCCATCCGAGCCATCCGCCAGCAGGACCCTGATGCTGCAATTGGGAAGAAATACCCCCTATCTAG GCTGCGGTCGTTATTTCTGGCTGGAGAGCGTTGTGATGTGGAGACGCTGGAATGGGCAAAGAGGAGCTTTGGGGTTCCTGTCCTGGATCACTGGTGGCAGACTG AAACTGGCTCTGCGATCACCTCCTCATGCATCGGTCTGGGAAACTCTCTCACGCCACCTGCAGGTCAGGCTGGAAAACCAGTTCCAGGTTACAATG TCACAGTGATCGATGATGACATGCAGGAGGTGAAGCCAAGAACCCTGGGAAATATTGTGGTGGG ACTACCTTTACCACCCGGTGCGGCTTTGTCCCTGTGGCAGAACCATGATCTGTTCAAGGAGCTCTACTTCACTAAGTTCCCG GGTTACTATGACACCATGGATGCAGGCTATGTAGATGAGGAGGGTTTCCTTTACATCATGTCCCGGTCTGATGATGTCATCAACGTAGCAGGCCACAGGCTGTCAGCTGGAGCATTGGAGGAG TCAGTGCTGCAGCACCCTGCGGTGGGGGACTGCGCTGTGGTGGGTCTGGAGGACCCTCTGAAGGGTGTCGTTCCACTGGCCCTGTGTGTACTCAAGAACG GTGTGCAGAAAAGTAAGGAGGAGATCGTAGCTGAGATGGTGAAGCTGGTGAGAGACACCATCGGACCAGTGGCCGCCTTCAAAAAAGTGCTCTTTGTCCGAGGATTGCCGAAGACGCGCTCTGGAAAGATCCCTCGCTCCTCTTTAGCCAACCTGGTCAACGGCAAGCCGTACAAG ATCACTCCAACAATCGAGGACCCAGAAGTGTTCAAAGATATCGAGAGTCAGTTAGAAAAATTGCTGAAACCTCGCGGAGCCTGA